A stretch of Rhodobium gokarnense DNA encodes these proteins:
- a CDS encoding sulfotransferase family protein, whose translation MILSHEHRFIFLKTRKTAGTSIELALSQICGEKDILTRVSPRDEAMRETLPGPNAQNWLAPGMRINRPERVLGRLLGQHTRGRGYFNHVPAREVLRLVGPRIWRSYFKITVERNPWDRQVSLYYWRYPEADKRPTFETFITSPRWRKKVDNFSIYSLAGRPAVDFVIRYEHLAEDVAEVFHRLGIQDPPQLPATKSGTRTDRRHYRDHYTDKTRDIVAGWYRDEIAAFGYRF comes from the coding sequence ATGATCCTGTCCCATGAGCATCGCTTCATCTTCCTGAAGACCCGCAAGACCGCCGGCACCAGCATCGAGCTGGCGCTGTCGCAGATCTGCGGGGAAAAGGACATCCTCACCCGGGTCAGCCCGCGCGACGAGGCGATGCGCGAGACACTGCCGGGACCGAACGCCCAGAACTGGCTGGCGCCGGGCATGCGCATCAACCGGCCGGAGCGCGTCCTCGGCCGGCTGCTTGGCCAGCACACGCGCGGGCGCGGCTATTTCAACCACGTGCCGGCGCGCGAGGTGCTGCGGCTCGTCGGCCCGCGCATCTGGCGCAGCTATTTCAAGATCACCGTGGAGCGCAATCCCTGGGACCGCCAGGTCTCGCTCTATTACTGGCGCTACCCGGAGGCGGACAAGCGGCCGACATTCGAGACCTTCATCACCTCGCCGCGCTGGCGCAAGAAGGTCGACAATTTTTCCATCTACAGCCTTGCCGGCCGGCCGGCCGTCGATTTCGTCATTCGTTACGAACACCTCGCCGAAGACGTCGCGGAAGTGTTCCACCGGCTCGGCATCCAGGACCCGCCGCAGCTTCCCGCGACCAAGAGCGGGACCCGCACCGACCGGCGCCACTACCGCGACCATTACACCGACAAGACCCGCGACATCGTCGCCGGCTGGTACCGCGACGAAATCGCGGCCTTCGGCTATCGGTTCTGA
- a CDS encoding DegQ family serine endoprotease, which produces MRVSRRSGSTVLAALVLATLVLAGSLGAARIAAADDRVVPTDMTEVRLSFAPIVKKVAPAVVNVYAQKVVRQQQRLTPFLDDPFFRHFFGDRENGRPRTRMQRSLGSGVVISKDGIILTNNHVIRGAEEVRVAFNDKRQFDCDVILDDDKTDLAVLKIRDPKGESFPSVAIGDSDGLEVGDIVLAIGNPFGVGQTVTQGIVSALARTRVGVSDYQFFIQTDAAINPGNSGGALIDMRGNLVGINTAIYSRSGGSNGIGFAIPSNMARLVAESARQGGDSVQRPWLGASLQQVTADIAESLGLDRPEGVLVVGVIAGGPAEAAGLKVGDLIVTVDGATVDSPNSFGYRFVTKGISGTTKLGIVRGGREMVAEVALQPAPETVPRDERAIDGYSPFAGITVANLSPAVAEELDLKGLTEGVVIVAVDRRSPAASVGLLPGDVIVDVNGDRIGTTRQLEGIAASDPRTWRIVISRNGQLIRMAFRG; this is translated from the coding sequence ATGCGGGTATCCCGGCGTTCCGGATCGACAGTTCTTGCCGCCCTCGTTCTTGCGACCCTCGTTCTGGCCGGCAGCCTCGGCGCAGCACGCATCGCCGCGGCCGACGACCGGGTGGTGCCGACGGATATGACCGAGGTGCGGCTCTCGTTCGCGCCCATCGTCAAGAAGGTCGCGCCGGCCGTCGTCAACGTCTATGCGCAAAAGGTCGTCCGCCAGCAGCAGCGTCTGACGCCGTTCCTCGACGATCCGTTCTTCCGGCATTTCTTCGGCGATCGGGAGAACGGGCGGCCGCGCACCCGCATGCAGCGCTCGCTCGGCTCCGGCGTCGTCATCTCCAAGGACGGCATCATCCTCACCAACAACCACGTCATCCGCGGCGCGGAGGAGGTCCGGGTCGCCTTCAACGACAAGCGCCAGTTCGACTGCGATGTCATCCTCGACGACGACAAGACCGACCTTGCGGTCCTGAAGATCCGCGATCCGAAGGGCGAGAGCTTCCCGTCGGTGGCGATCGGCGATTCGGACGGGCTTGAGGTCGGCGACATCGTTCTGGCCATCGGCAATCCGTTCGGCGTCGGCCAGACGGTGACGCAGGGCATCGTCTCCGCGCTTGCCCGCACCCGGGTCGGCGTCTCCGACTACCAGTTCTTCATCCAGACCGACGCGGCCATCAATCCGGGCAATTCCGGCGGCGCGCTCATCGACATGCGCGGCAACCTCGTCGGCATCAACACGGCGATCTATTCGCGCTCCGGCGGCTCCAACGGCATCGGCTTCGCCATCCCCTCCAACATGGCGCGGCTCGTTGCCGAATCCGCGCGCCAGGGCGGCGATAGCGTGCAGCGGCCCTGGCTCGGCGCCTCGCTGCAGCAGGTCACGGCCGATATCGCCGAAAGCCTCGGCCTCGACCGGCCGGAGGGCGTGCTCGTCGTCGGCGTCATTGCCGGCGGGCCGGCGGAAGCGGCCGGCCTCAAGGTCGGTGATCTCATCGTCACCGTTGACGGCGCCACCGTCGACAGCCCGAACAGCTTCGGCTACCGGTTCGTCACCAAGGGCATTTCCGGCACGACCAAGCTCGGCATCGTGCGCGGCGGGCGCGAAATGGTCGCCGAGGTGGCGTTGCAGCCGGCGCCGGAGACCGTGCCGCGCGACGAGCGGGCGATCGATGGCTATTCGCCCTTTGCCGGCATCACCGTCGCCAACCTCTCACCGGCCGTTGCCGAGGAACTGGACCTCAAGGGCCTCACCGAGGGCGTCGTCATCGTCGCCGTCGACCGGCGCTCGCCGGCGGCCAGCGTCGGCCTCCTGCCCGGCGACGTCATCGTCGACGTCAATGGCGACCGCATCGGGACGACGCGCCAGCTTGAAGGCATTGCGGCGTCCGATCCGCGCACCTGGCGCATCGTCATCAGCCGCAACGGCCAGCTCATCCGCATGGCGTTCCGGGGATAA
- a CDS encoding HAD-IA family hydrolase has product MSKAMYLIVFDCDGTLVDSQDMIFAALSEAFAANGLRVPPREVALSIVGLSLNEAFSVLTRKTPDAPVSVLAASYKDAFFRMRTDKTYHEPMFDGAMAAIDALAARDDVLLGIATGKARRGVDAVLAAHGLAGRFASIQTADDAPSKPHPGMILNAMTETGAEPQNTVVVGDTGFDMAMARAAGARAIGVSWGYHPVKRLAEGGAEAIIDRFDALLPAVSDLFAWERVA; this is encoded by the coding sequence TTGAGTAAGGCCATGTATCTCATCGTCTTCGACTGCGACGGCACGCTTGTCGATTCGCAGGACATGATCTTTGCCGCGCTGAGCGAGGCGTTTGCCGCCAACGGCCTGCGCGTGCCGCCGCGCGAGGTGGCGCTGTCCATCGTCGGCCTGTCGCTCAACGAGGCGTTCTCGGTGCTGACGCGCAAGACGCCGGATGCGCCGGTCTCCGTGCTCGCCGCCTCCTACAAGGACGCCTTCTTCCGGATGCGCACGGACAAGACCTATCACGAGCCGATGTTCGACGGTGCCATGGCGGCCATCGATGCGCTCGCCGCCCGCGACGACGTGCTGCTGGGGATCGCCACCGGCAAGGCGCGGCGCGGCGTCGATGCGGTGCTCGCCGCCCACGGGCTCGCCGGCCGGTTCGCCTCCATCCAGACCGCCGACGATGCACCCTCGAAGCCCCATCCGGGCATGATCCTCAATGCGATGACCGAGACCGGCGCGGAGCCGCAGAACACGGTCGTCGTCGGCGATACCGGCTTCGATATGGCGATGGCGCGGGCCGCCGGGGCGCGGGCGATCGGCGTTTCCTGGGGCTACCACCCGGTGAAACGGCTGGCCGAGGGCGGCGCGGAGGCCATCATCGACCGTTTCGACGCGCTGCTGCCGGCCGTCTCGGACCTTTTCGCCTGGGAAAGGGTGGCCTGA
- a CDS encoding sulfotransferase family protein: protein MILSHRHRFIFLKTKKTAGTSVELALSHVCGPDDVVTPIAGKEDVKNAGHVPRNYDIPPDRRPWFWRLKKLWGADDRHAGLCYWNHMTAEQVRNRAGAKTFDAYRKVSIERNPWDREVSYYFWLYKKADTRPTFEEFVLTDKWRKPVNNFEIYSLKSRIVADVVLRYERLSEDFAAFVGDLGIADPPELPHAKTGVRPDGAGDYRSFYTDETREAVGRIYAREIAAFGYTFEAPARIP, encoded by the coding sequence ATGATCCTCTCCCACCGGCACCGCTTCATTTTCCTGAAGACCAAGAAGACCGCCGGCACCAGCGTGGAGCTGGCACTGTCGCATGTCTGCGGGCCGGACGATGTGGTGACGCCGATTGCCGGCAAGGAAGACGTGAAGAATGCCGGGCATGTGCCGCGCAACTACGACATTCCGCCGGACCGGCGGCCGTGGTTCTGGCGCCTGAAGAAACTCTGGGGCGCCGACGACCGCCATGCCGGGCTCTGCTACTGGAACCACATGACGGCGGAGCAGGTGCGGAACCGGGCGGGTGCGAAGACGTTCGACGCCTACCGCAAGGTGTCCATTGAGCGGAACCCTTGGGACCGGGAGGTCTCCTACTATTTCTGGCTCTACAAGAAGGCGGACACCCGGCCGACCTTCGAGGAGTTCGTGCTGACCGACAAATGGCGCAAACCGGTCAACAATTTCGAGATATACAGCCTGAAGAGCCGGATCGTCGCCGACGTGGTCCTGCGCTATGAACGGCTGTCGGAGGATTTTGCGGCCTTCGTCGGCGACCTCGGCATTGCCGATCCGCCGGAGCTGCCGCACGCCAAGACGGGCGTGCGGCCGGACGGGGCCGGGGACTATCGCAGCTTCTATACGGACGAGACGCGCGAGGCCGTGGGCAGGATCTACGCCCGCGAGATCGCCGCCTTCGGCTACACATTCGAGGCGCCGGCCCGCATCCCATGA
- a CDS encoding replication-associated recombination protein A, producing MSDLFAAAGLENDAPRPLADRLRPKRLADVVGQDHLVGPDGTLTRMLSKRGVGSLVFWGPPGTGKTTVARLLAHETDLHFEQVSAIFSGVADLKKLFAEARGRRASGRGTLLFVDEIHRFNKAQQDAFLPVMEDGTVTLVGATTENPSFELNAALLSRAQVLVFKPLGDPALERLLERAEEVTGEQLPLDEDARLAIVGMADGDGRAVLTLAEDVWRAAGEGEVFDRERLVEVVQRRAPIYDKGDDGHYNLISALHKSMRGSDPDATLYYLARMLVAGENPMFLARRIMRAAVEDVGMADPQALVIANAAKDAFDFIGTPEGELALAEAAVYVATAPKSNALYKAYGAAARLARDTGSPAPPKIILNAPTRLMKEEGYGAGYEYDHDAPDAFSGQDYFPPEIGRKEFYAPVDRGFEREVKKRLDYWARLRAERG from the coding sequence TTGTCCGATCTCTTTGCCGCCGCCGGCCTTGAAAACGACGCGCCGCGCCCGCTTGCCGACCGGCTGCGGCCGAAGCGGCTCGCCGATGTCGTCGGCCAGGATCACCTGGTCGGCCCGGACGGCACGCTCACCCGCATGCTGTCGAAGCGCGGCGTCGGCTCGCTTGTCTTCTGGGGGCCGCCCGGCACCGGCAAGACCACCGTCGCGCGGCTTCTCGCCCATGAGACCGACCTTCATTTCGAGCAGGTCTCGGCGATCTTTTCCGGCGTTGCGGACCTGAAAAAACTCTTTGCCGAGGCACGTGGTCGGCGCGCCAGCGGGCGAGGAACACTCCTCTTCGTCGACGAGATCCACCGCTTCAACAAGGCACAGCAGGACGCCTTCCTGCCGGTGATGGAGGACGGCACGGTCACGCTCGTCGGCGCGACGACGGAAAATCCGTCCTTCGAACTCAATGCCGCGCTTCTGTCCCGGGCCCAGGTGCTGGTCTTCAAGCCGCTCGGCGATCCGGCGCTGGAGCGGCTGCTGGAACGGGCCGAGGAGGTCACCGGCGAGCAACTGCCGCTCGACGAGGATGCCCGGCTTGCGATCGTCGGCATGGCCGACGGCGACGGGCGGGCCGTGCTGACGCTCGCCGAGGACGTCTGGCGCGCGGCGGGCGAGGGCGAGGTGTTCGACCGGGAGCGGCTCGTGGAGGTCGTCCAGCGCCGGGCGCCGATCTACGACAAGGGCGATGACGGCCATTACAATCTGATCTCGGCCCTCCACAAGTCGATGCGCGGCTCCGACCCGGACGCGACGCTCTACTATCTCGCCCGCATGCTGGTCGCCGGCGAGAACCCGATGTTCCTTGCCCGCCGGATCATGCGCGCGGCCGTCGAGGACGTCGGCATGGCCGACCCGCAGGCGCTGGTCATCGCCAACGCCGCCAAGGACGCCTTCGACTTCATCGGCACGCCGGAGGGCGAACTGGCACTCGCCGAGGCCGCCGTCTATGTGGCGACGGCGCCGAAATCCAACGCCCTCTACAAGGCCTATGGCGCGGCCGCGCGCCTTGCCCGCGATACCGGTTCGCCGGCGCCGCCGAAGATCATCCTCAACGCACCGACCAGGCTGATGAAGGAGGAGGGCTACGGCGCCGGCTACGAGTACGATCACGACGCACCCGACGCCTTTTCCGGCCAGGACTATTTCCCGCCGGAAATCGGCCGCAAGGAATTCTACGCGCCAGTCGACCGCGGCTTTGAGCGCGAGGTGAAGAAACGCCTCGACTATTGGGCACGGCTCCGGGCCGAGCGCGGGTAG
- a CDS encoding ATP12 family chaperone protein: MRDLFDLPQHGEDPVEKARAHARRDLPKRFYKEAAAVAEGDGHAVVLDGRPIRTPAGSRLVVPHGAIAAAIAAEWAAQETVIDPGKMPLTRLANSALDAVAREADAVRGEIARYAGGDLLIYRAGNPQELVERQNALWNPVIAWAEGRYAGRFTLAEGVMHVDQNAEVLTAIRDSLAPVDPLPLAALHVATTLTGSALLALSVWHGELSGADAWQAAHVDEDWNMQLWGRDEEALERRAHRAAEFEAAVLVIDALRPGKGGE, from the coding sequence ATGCGCGATCTCTTCGACCTGCCGCAGCACGGCGAGGACCCGGTCGAAAAGGCCCGGGCCCACGCACGGCGCGACCTGCCGAAGCGGTTCTACAAGGAGGCCGCGGCGGTCGCAGAAGGCGACGGTCATGCGGTGGTGCTGGACGGAAGGCCGATCCGCACGCCGGCCGGCAGCCGGCTGGTGGTGCCGCATGGGGCGATCGCGGCGGCCATCGCCGCCGAATGGGCGGCGCAGGAGACGGTGATCGATCCGGGCAAGATGCCGCTGACGCGGCTCGCCAATTCGGCCCTTGATGCGGTTGCGCGCGAGGCCGATGCCGTGCGCGGCGAGATCGCCCGCTATGCCGGCGGCGACCTCCTCATCTATCGGGCCGGCAATCCGCAGGAACTGGTGGAGCGCCAGAACGCGCTCTGGAATCCGGTGATTGCCTGGGCCGAGGGACGCTATGCGGGCCGGTTCACGCTCGCCGAAGGCGTCATGCATGTCGACCAGAACGCGGAGGTGCTGACGGCCATCCGCGACAGCCTTGCGCCGGTCGACCCGCTGCCGCTGGCAGCCCTCCATGTGGCGACGACGCTGACCGGCTCGGCGCTGCTGGCGCTTTCGGTCTGGCACGGCGAGCTTTCCGGGGCCGATGCCTGGCAGGCCGCCCATGTGGACGAGGACTGGAACATGCAGCTCTGGGGCCGCGACGAGGAGGCGCTGGAGCGGCGCGCCCATCGTGCGGCGGAGTTCGAGGCCGCGGTCCTCGTCATCGACGCGCTGCGACCGGGGAAGGGGGGCGAATGA
- a CDS encoding type III PLP-dependent enzyme domain-containing protein yields MDRKAEVVAFDATRAQTTRSRYPDVFPDVAALIAACAPEHPTLCFSPARARASARAFKGGFPGLTTYAVKSNPTPELIRAFSAEGITAFDVASTVEMALVRGVLPTAVLHYNNPIRSDHETDVALHRFGARHFVVDDREGFERLAAHVTDPATVEVSVRIRPARNMALHDFRSKFGAEPEHAAPLLAEIARRGFATGLTFHPGSQCGDPAAFVALVFDAAGVAREAGVAPQSLNVGGGFPARYRGGEAPELERYFRDIGDAFARTFDRQKTRLVAEPGRALCAPTMSLLAEVKHRRANGDVFLNDGIYGSLMELSQIPIEPPVLVRRGPHILTGPATPSRVYGPTCDPLDVLPKPVSLPEDIRPGDRIEFGMMGAYSSATITSFNGYGRIETATVERILGAR; encoded by the coding sequence ATGGATCGCAAGGCCGAGGTCGTGGCGTTCGACGCCACGCGTGCGCAGACGACGCGGAGTCGTTACCCGGATGTCTTTCCCGATGTGGCCGCGCTGATCGCCGCGTGCGCGCCTGAGCATCCGACGCTCTGCTTCAGCCCGGCCCGCGCCCGCGCCTCCGCCAGAGCCTTCAAGGGTGGCTTTCCGGGGCTGACCACCTATGCCGTGAAATCAAACCCGACGCCGGAGCTGATCCGCGCCTTTTCAGCAGAAGGCATCACCGCGTTCGACGTCGCCTCCACGGTGGAGATGGCGCTGGTGCGCGGCGTCCTGCCGACGGCGGTCCTCCACTACAACAATCCGATCCGCTCCGACCACGAGACCGACGTCGCACTCCATCGATTTGGCGCCCGCCATTTCGTCGTCGACGACCGGGAGGGGTTCGAGCGGCTCGCCGCCCATGTCACCGATCCGGCGACGGTCGAGGTGTCGGTGCGCATCCGCCCGGCCCGCAACATGGCACTGCACGATTTCCGCTCCAAATTCGGCGCCGAGCCGGAACATGCCGCCCCGCTTCTGGCCGAGATCGCCCGGCGCGGCTTTGCGACCGGCCTCACCTTCCATCCCGGCTCGCAATGCGGCGATCCGGCCGCCTTCGTCGCCCTCGTCTTCGATGCCGCAGGTGTTGCCCGCGAGGCCGGCGTTGCGCCGCAAAGCCTCAATGTGGGCGGCGGCTTTCCGGCCCGCTACCGCGGCGGCGAGGCGCCGGAACTGGAGCGCTATTTCCGCGACATCGGCGATGCCTTCGCCCGCACCTTCGATCGCCAAAAGACCCGGCTCGTCGCCGAGCCCGGCCGCGCGCTCTGCGCTCCGACCATGTCGCTGCTCGCCGAGGTCAAGCACCGGCGCGCCAATGGCGACGTCTTCCTCAATGACGGCATCTACGGCAGCCTGATGGAGCTTTCCCAGATCCCGATCGAGCCGCCGGTGCTGGTCCGCCGCGGCCCGCACATCCTCACCGGCCCGGCGACCCCGTCCCGCGTCTACGGCCCGACCTGCGACCCCCTCGACGTGCTGCCGAAGCCGGTATCATTGCCCGAGGACATCCGCCCCGGCGACCGCATCGAATTCGGCATGATGGGCGCCTACAGCTCGGCCACCATCACCAGCTTCAACGGCTATGGCCGCATCGAAACGGCGACGGTGGAGAGGATTCTGGGCGCCAGATAA
- the crcB gene encoding fluoride efflux transporter CrcB — translation MKHILLVFLGGGTGAALRHLVNMASLKLAGPGFPFGTLTVNIVGSLLMGIFVELLALKFSANTDLRLLIATGFLGGFTTFSAFSLDAAVMMERGAMASAGFYVVLSVFASITGLFVGMMAIRIALG, via the coding sequence ATGAAGCACATCCTCCTCGTCTTTCTCGGCGGCGGCACCGGTGCGGCGCTGCGCCACCTCGTCAACATGGCCTCGCTGAAGCTCGCCGGTCCCGGCTTTCCCTTCGGCACGCTGACCGTCAACATCGTCGGCTCGCTCTTGATGGGCATCTTCGTGGAGCTGCTGGCGCTGAAATTCTCCGCCAACACGGACCTGAGGCTCCTCATCGCCACCGGGTTCCTCGGCGGTTTCACCACCTTTTCCGCCTTTTCGCTCGATGCCGCGGTGATGATGGAACGGGGCGCCATGGCATCGGCCGGCTTCTATGTGGTGCTGTCGGTCTTTGCCTCCATCACCGGCCTCTTCGTCGGCATGATGGCGATCCGCATCGCTCTCGGCTGA
- a CDS encoding Lrp/AsnC family transcriptional regulator, producing MAAEGRDEELIALLRLNARESVSGLARKLGLSRSTVQDRLRRLEESGVIAGYDVRLAAGERPGVRAIVLLEIDQRHAIGIANALKGTPEIETVYSVSGRYDLAVIAAAQTTDHLDKVLDRILAVDGVKKSESAVILSTKLDRR from the coding sequence ATGGCCGCGGAAGGTCGCGACGAGGAACTGATCGCGCTGTTGCGCCTCAATGCGCGGGAGTCCGTTTCCGGCCTTGCCCGCAAGCTCGGCCTGTCGCGCTCCACGGTGCAGGACCGGCTGCGGCGGCTGGAGGAAAGCGGCGTCATCGCCGGCTACGACGTGCGGCTTGCCGCCGGCGAGCGGCCGGGGGTCAGGGCGATCGTGCTCCTGGAGATCGACCAGCGCCATGCCATCGGCATCGCCAATGCGCTGAAGGGCACGCCGGAGATCGAGACCGTCTACTCCGTCAGCGGCCGTTATGACCTCGCCGTCATCGCGGCCGCCCAGACCACCGATCATCTCGACAAGGTGCTCGACCGCATCCTCGCCGTCGACGGCGTAAAAAAATCGGAATCGGCCGTGATATTGTCGACCAAGCTCGATCGGCGCTAA
- a CDS encoding sulfotransferase family protein — MIVSHRHRFIFLKTYKTAGSSMEVLFSRYCGPQDIVTPLMPEDEALRSDHGPRNYKWPWWQWPLRGKIKSLKGKNPGVRWTGYYAHMPARPMRRYLGRQIWDSYFKFSIERNPWDRQVSIYFWRTRNLAERPSFTEYMHSEDRRVRLRNFDIYSIDNRIVADDVILYHDMQAGLDRIFDRLGLEPPDAIPGAKTGHRAERDYRQHFTDETREMVAKWYKREIEAFGFEF, encoded by the coding sequence ATGATCGTCTCGCACCGCCACCGCTTCATCTTCCTCAAGACCTACAAGACCGCCGGATCCAGCATGGAGGTGCTGTTCTCGCGCTATTGCGGGCCGCAGGACATCGTCACGCCGCTGATGCCGGAGGACGAGGCGCTGAGGTCGGACCACGGGCCGCGGAACTACAAATGGCCGTGGTGGCAGTGGCCGCTGCGCGGCAAGATCAAGTCGCTGAAGGGCAAGAACCCCGGCGTGCGCTGGACCGGCTACTATGCCCACATGCCGGCACGGCCGATGCGGCGCTATCTCGGGCGGCAGATCTGGGACAGCTATTTCAAGTTTTCCATCGAGCGCAATCCCTGGGACCGGCAGGTCTCGATCTATTTCTGGCGCACGCGGAACCTTGCCGAGCGGCCGAGCTTCACCGAGTACATGCACTCCGAAGATCGCCGGGTGCGGCTTCGGAACTTCGACATCTACTCGATCGACAACCGCATCGTCGCCGACGATGTCATCCTCTATCACGACATGCAGGCCGGCCTCGACCGCATCTTCGACCGGCTCGGCCTTGAGCCGCCGGACGCCATCCCCGGCGCCAAGACCGGTCACCGGGCCGAGCGCGACTACCGCCAGCACTTCACTGACGAGACGCGGGAGATGGTGGCGAAATGGTACAAGCGCGAGATCGAGGCCTTCGGGTTTGAGTTTTAG
- a CDS encoding sulfotransferase family protein: MIVSHAHQFIFLKTRKTGGTSVELALSTVCGPDDVITWLGRDETLREGRGPQNTEPARSTLPLDLRLRLMLGANARAIGAVYANHMPARPARRLIGQSAWDRYFKFSIERNPWDRQVSYYYYRCRDPKTRPDFKTWLIDPRWKARIDNFRIYGIDGTIVVDQVLRYETLSADFAAAMARIGIENPPELPHAKAKARPRKEDYRSHYDDETRELVGDWYAREIAAFGFSFDGVAAVTPAEPAEAGA; encoded by the coding sequence ATGATCGTCTCCCACGCCCATCAGTTCATCTTCCTGAAGACCCGCAAGACGGGCGGGACCAGCGTGGAACTGGCGCTGTCGACGGTCTGCGGGCCGGACGACGTGATCACCTGGCTCGGGCGGGACGAGACGTTGCGCGAGGGACGGGGGCCGCAGAACACGGAGCCGGCGCGGAGCACGTTGCCGCTCGATTTGAGGCTGCGTCTGATGCTCGGTGCCAACGCACGGGCGATCGGTGCGGTCTACGCCAACCACATGCCGGCGCGGCCGGCGCGGCGGCTGATCGGGCAGAGCGCCTGGGACCGCTATTTCAAGTTTTCCATCGAGCGCAATCCCTGGGACCGGCAGGTCTCCTACTATTATTACCGCTGCCGCGATCCAAAGACCCGGCCCGACTTCAAGACCTGGCTGATCGATCCGAGGTGGAAGGCGCGGATCGATAATTTCCGTATCTACGGCATCGACGGGACAATCGTCGTCGATCAGGTTCTGCGCTACGAGACACTGTCGGCGGATTTCGCCGCCGCAATGGCGCGGATCGGCATCGAAAACCCGCCGGAGCTGCCGCATGCCAAGGCCAAGGCGCGGCCCAGGAAAGAAGACTACCGGAGCCACTATGACGACGAGACCCGGGAACTGGTCGGCGACTGGTACGCCCGGGAAATCGCCGCCTTCGGCTTCAGCTTCGACGGCGTTGCGGCCGTGACGCCAGCAGAACCGGCGGAGGCCGGCGCATGA
- a CDS encoding RluA family pseudouridine synthase, whose amino-acid sequence MAGIDFVSVSGDEAGMRLDRWFKTHYPGIGFAQLQKLVRTGQVRVDGGRAKTSTRLAAGQSVRVPPLGDVAAAEAPTKAPRKPTGDDAAYLKSITLYEDRDVMVLNKPAGLAVQGGSGLSTHVDKMLDSMRDRQGQKPRLVHRLDRDTAGVLVIAKTRKAARDLSTAFRSRDTNKVYWALVAGVPRPSSGRISTYLAKEEGPEGDRMRVSRHGADGASHAVSFYSVVDQVGQKLSWLMLKPVTGRTHQLRAHTAHIGHPIVGDPKYFRVENWELPGGIQNRLHLFAHRIVMPHPSGGTIDVTAPLPPHMAQSFNLLGLDPADYDAAEELEGNDGR is encoded by the coding sequence ATGGCAGGCATCGACTTCGTGTCCGTCAGCGGCGACGAGGCCGGCATGCGCCTCGACCGCTGGTTCAAGACGCACTATCCCGGCATCGGTTTCGCGCAGCTGCAGAAGCTCGTGCGCACCGGACAGGTGCGCGTCGACGGCGGGCGCGCCAAGACCTCGACCCGGCTCGCCGCCGGCCAGTCCGTGCGCGTGCCGCCGCTCGGCGATGTCGCGGCGGCCGAGGCACCGACCAAGGCGCCGCGAAAGCCGACGGGCGACGATGCGGCGTACCTCAAATCGATCACGCTCTATGAAGACCGCGACGTCATGGTGCTGAACAAGCCGGCGGGCCTTGCGGTCCAGGGCGGTTCGGGGCTTTCCACCCATGTCGACAAGATGCTCGACAGCATGCGCGACCGCCAGGGCCAGAAGCCGCGGCTCGTCCACCGGCTCGACCGGGACACGGCCGGCGTCCTCGTCATCGCCAAGACGCGCAAGGCCGCACGCGACCTGTCCACGGCGTTCCGCTCGCGCGACACCAACAAGGTCTACTGGGCGCTCGTTGCCGGCGTGCCGCGGCCGTCGAGCGGGCGCATCTCCACCTACCTCGCCAAGGAGGAGGGGCCGGAGGGCGACCGCATGCGCGTCAGCCGCCACGGCGCGGACGGGGCAAGCCACGCCGTCAGCTTCTATTCCGTCGTCGACCAGGTCGGCCAGAAACTCTCCTGGCTGATGCTGAAGCCGGTCACCGGCCGCACCCACCAGCTTCGCGCCCACACCGCCCATATCGGCCATCCGATCGTTGGCGATCCGAAATATTTCCGGGTCGAGAACTGGGAGCTGCCCGGCGGCATCCAGAACCGGCTGCACCTCTTTGCGCACCGGATCGTCATGCCGCACCCTTCCGGCGGCACCATCGACGTCACGGCGCCGCTGCCGCCGCACATGGCGCAGTCCTTCAATCTCCTCGGCCTCGACCCGGCGGACTATGACGCGGCAGAGGAACTGGAGGGGAACGATGGACGCTGA